A part of Halobaculum sp. MBLA0143 genomic DNA contains:
- a CDS encoding glycosyltransferase family 4 protein: MLGWGFPPNVTGGLDTAVGELYEQFTSDEEVTVELVLPAEYAPADRPGIHGVETGDGDIVTRIGQLSETFVDHAADADLIHTHDWFGYNPGSRAQSEHGVPWVTTFHSLSSDRNAEPPDRERRTERRVVNRSDHLIAVSDYTARKLRREYEGEAAVIHNGFPRVEPSDRDVKAELGIDGPMLFFVGRHTDQKGIEYLLYALSELRRDDVTLVVGGTGHLTAQLRKFAELAGVADRTEFVGFVPEAELPDYYASADLFVSPSRSEPFGITVVEALSAGTRVVSTECGAAEVLPDDCLISVDRDSTSIAAGIERGLAAEGPVEYEERGWEAVADDHRAFYEAVLDEEDPHAALEG, translated from the coding sequence ATGCTGGGATGGGGGTTCCCACCGAACGTCACCGGCGGGCTCGACACGGCCGTCGGGGAGCTGTACGAGCAGTTCACCTCGGACGAGGAGGTGACGGTGGAACTCGTGTTGCCTGCGGAGTACGCCCCCGCAGACCGTCCGGGGATTCACGGCGTCGAGACCGGCGACGGGGACATCGTCACCCGCATCGGGCAGCTGTCGGAGACGTTCGTCGACCACGCCGCCGACGCGGACCTGATCCACACGCACGACTGGTTCGGCTACAACCCCGGTTCGCGCGCACAGTCGGAACACGGCGTCCCCTGGGTCACGACGTTCCACTCGCTGTCGTCCGACCGGAACGCGGAGCCGCCCGACCGGGAGCGCCGGACGGAACGCCGGGTGGTCAACCGCTCGGACCACCTGATCGCCGTCAGCGACTACACCGCCCGGAAGCTCCGCCGGGAGTACGAGGGGGAGGCGGCGGTGATCCACAACGGGTTCCCACGGGTGGAGCCGAGCGATCGCGACGTGAAGGCGGAACTGGGGATCGACGGGCCGATGTTGTTCTTCGTCGGTCGTCACACGGACCAGAAGGGGATCGAGTACCTCCTGTACGCCCTCTCGGAGCTGCGCCGGGACGACGTGACCCTGGTCGTCGGCGGCACCGGCCACCTCACCGCACAGCTCCGGAAGTTCGCCGAACTCGCCGGCGTCGCCGACCGGACGGAGTTCGTCGGCTTCGTCCCGGAGGCGGAGCTGCCGGACTACTACGCCTCCGCGGATCTGTTCGTCTCCCCGTCCCGGTCGGAGCCGTTCGGGATCACGGTCGTGGAGGCGCTGTCGGCCGGCACCCGCGTCGTCTCGACGGAGTGTGGTGCCGCCGAGGTGCTGCCCGACGACTGTCTGATCTCCGTCGACCGCGACTCGACGAGCATCGCCGCCGGGATCGAACGGGGTCTCGCCGCCGAGGGACCCGTCGAGTACGAGGAACGCGGCTGGGAGGCGGTCGCGGACGACCACCGCGCGTTCTACGAGGCGGTGTTGGACGAGGAGGACCCTCACGCCGCGCTGGAGGGGTGA
- a CDS encoding universal stress protein produces MEYLVAVDGSSDSDPAVRHAGRLAAATDGRVWVVHAVTPREYAAACSPAPTDDSRSPDIETAAARGETAVSEAAARLRGDGVTVPDTHLLYGEPTETIPTFARERADEIVVGHRGQSSASDRVLGSVAVGLLDRTDVPVTVVG; encoded by the coding sequence GTGGAGTACCTCGTAGCGGTCGACGGCTCGTCGGACAGCGACCCGGCGGTTCGACACGCCGGGCGGCTCGCGGCGGCGACGGACGGACGCGTCTGGGTCGTTCACGCCGTCACCCCGCGGGAGTACGCCGCGGCGTGTTCCCCGGCGCCGACGGACGACAGCCGGTCCCCGGACATCGAGACGGCGGCGGCGCGCGGCGAGACCGCCGTCTCGGAGGCGGCCGCGCGGCTCCGAGGTGACGGCGTCACGGTTCCCGACACGCACCTCCTGTACGGGGAGCCGACGGAGACGATTCCGACGTTCGCCCGCGAACGGGCCGACGAGATCGTCGTCGGTCACCGTGGGCAGTCGAGCGCCTCGGACCGGGTCCTGGGTAGCGTCGCGGTCGGGCTGCTCGACCGGACGGACGTGCCGGTCACCGTCGTGGGGTAG